From one Polyodon spathula isolate WHYD16114869_AA unplaced genomic scaffold, ASM1765450v1 scaffolds_633, whole genome shotgun sequence genomic stretch:
- the tbxta gene encoding T-box transcription factor T-A has protein sequence MSSANTDQRLDHLLSAVESEFQKGSEKGDALERDIKVGLEDVDLWTKFKELTNEMIVTKTGRRMFPVLRANVSGLDPNAMYSVLLDFVAADNNRWKYVNGEWVPGGKPEPQSPSCVYIHPDSPNFGAHWMKAPISFSKVKLSNKLNGGGQIMLNSLHKYEPRIHIVKVGGIQKRINSQSFPETQFIAVTAYQNEEITALKIKHNPFAKAFLDAKERSDHKDIPEHASDGQQSGYSQIGGWFLPGSGSICPSTNQAQFGSGAPLSSGSYCERYSGLRNHRTAPYPSHYSHRNSSPNNYMDNSSSGLTSHDSWSGLQIPNTNGMVSLSHTSNSATNSSQYPSLWSVAGTSLNPGSPSGSITSGLTSQFLRGSSVSYTGLASSMPAPSGSPMYDSTLSDVGGNEAQFESSIARLTASWVPLAQSY, from the exons ATGAGTTCCGCCAACACAGATCAGCGACTTGACCATCTCCTCAGCGCCGTGGAAAGCGAGTTCCAGAAGGGCAGCGAGAAAGGCGACGCCTTGGAGAGGGATATTAAAGTGGGGCTTGAAGACGTGGATCTTTGGACCAAGTTTAAGGAACTCACGAACGAAATGATTGTGACCAAGACTGGCAG GAGGATGTTTCCAGTTCTCCGAGCCAACGTATCAGGGCTGGACCCCAACGCAATGTACTCGGTCCTACTGGACTTCGTAGCGGCCGACAATAATCGGTGGAAGTATGTCAACGGGGAATGGGTTCCAGGCGGCAAACCGGAGCCTCAAAGCCCCAGCTGCGTGTACATTCACCCGGACTCTCCCAACTTCGGCGCGCATTGGATGAAAGCGCCCATTTCTTTCAGCAAGGTCAAGCTCTCCAACAAGCTCAATGGAGGGGGGCAG ATTATGTTGAACTCTCTGCACAAATACGAGCCTCGCATTCACATCGTGAAAGTCGGAGGGATTCAGAAAAGGATTAACAGCCAGTCATTCCCCGAGACGCAGTTCATCGCAGTGACCGCTTATCAGAACGAAGAG ATCACTGCTCTGAAAATTAAACACAACCCCTTTGCAAAGGCGTTTCTTGATGCTAAAGAAAG GAGTGATCACAAAGATATCCCAGAACATGCCAGCGATGGCCAGCAATCAGGATATTCACAAA TTGGAGGATGGTTTCTCCCTGGCAGCGGTTCCATCTGCCCCAGCACGAACCAGGCCCAGTTTGGCAGTGGAGCGCCCCTCTCCTCTGGGTCTTACTGTGAGCGGTACTCTGGCCTGAGGAACCACAGAACAGCACCGTACCCCAGCCACTACTCTCACAGAAACTCCTCTCCCA ATAATTACATGGATAACTCTTCTTCTGGATTGACTTCTCATGATAGCTGGTCTGGTCTGCAGATCCCCAACACCAATGGGATGGTCTCCCTCTCTCACACCAGCAACTCTGCCACAAACTCAAG TCAGTACCCAAGCTTGTGGTCGGTCGCCGGCACCTCTCTCAACCCTGGCTCCCCGTCGGGCTCCATCACCAGCGGCCTGACGTCACAGTTCCTCCGCGGATCCTCTGTCTCTTATACAGGCTTGGCCTCTTCCATGCCAGCACCTTCCGGGTCCCCCATGTACGACAGCACCCTGAGTGACGTGGGTGGGAACGAGGCCCAGTTCGAGAGCTCCATAGCGAGGCTCACTGCGTCCTGGGTGCCCTTGGCTCAGAGTTACTGA